The genomic interval TACTTGAGTTGGAGAGCTGCTCAACAAACTCAACGAACTCAATGAACTCAACAAACACAACAAACTCAATGAACACAATGAACTCAACAAACTCAATGAACACAACAAACACAACAAACTCAATGAACACAACAAACACAACAAACTCAATGAACTCAACAAACCCAACGAACTCAATGAACTCAACAAACACAACGAACTCAATGAACACAATGAACTCAACGAACTCAATCAACACAACAAACGCAACGAGCAACATCTTTCCAGGGTGAAACCAGAGACAGGCCTTGCAGCCCGGGTATTTACGCGTAGGTCCCGTAATCCATCACCGCCTGAACGGCTGCCTCTACGTTTTGCGGCGGCGTTGTCGCCCCCAGGTTGCACAGGTACAGGGCGAAACCGCCGTTCCTGCCTCCGACTTCCACGTAATGCCGCGTGCGTTTCCTGATCTCTGCAGGGCTGCCATGGGCCAGAAAAGCGGCGCCGATGCCCAACACCAGCGGAACACGCTTGCGAGCAGCATACGCTTTGTAAAATGCCGGACCCAGCTTTTCGACATCCGGGTCCTGCCCCTCCACAAATTCGGGGCAGGCGGACAGCTTCAAATCCAGCATCTCTCCGGGATTCTTCAGGCAAGACTCCCCGACCCAGTTGGGAACGTTAACGGTGAGTCCGCATGCGTCCCTGATCCTCACGATGTATGGCAGGATCCACTCCCTAAGAATTTCCAGATTTACAATCGGCAGAGAAGCCGACGCATCGCTGCCGCTGACATCGGCCGTCGGGCATTCGGCCTGCAGACGCTGAACCCATGGAATCAACACGTCGTCTGTCAAGCGTTCGAACAGTTCCCGGGCAAATGCCGGGTCCGTGTAGATGTCCATCAGCAGCCCTTCCAGCCCCCGTATGTTGGCTGCCAGGCTGAAAGGCGCGCAAAAGCCCAGGGTACTCTCCATTCCACCCGTCACCTGCCGGAAGATCCGATGCATGGCCAACACGGCGGGAAACCGTCCGTCCTTTTCGAAATCGGGTTTCCTTATTCTGCACAGGTCGCCTTTATCCCGGATCAGGGGCCGGGTACGGTCCACGTCCGGCATGCCCTCGTCGGGATATATGATGCGCTGTCCCAGCGCTTCCGCCTCTATGTTGTAGACGTCGTAGTCCAGCACCGGCACGTCGATGCCGTATTCCGCCATCACTTGAAGCGACCCCTTTACGAGAAGTTCGGGGTCCGAGTAGAAAGATTTGGGCGGCACACGCAACCGTGTCAACGCGAATTCATGCATCTGGGCGTAAACGGGCACCCTGTCCGGAACCCCTTGCATGGCCGAAGAAAAACGCTGCAGTCCCTCCCGGAAAAAGGCTTCGATGTTATCACTCAACCTAGCCAAAATCAGTCGAGCGCCTTTGCATCGCCGGTCACCAGATCTGCGAACCTTGCCCGAATTTCCCGGTCGACGTCATCGGAAAAAACGGCAGAATTGTCGGACACCAGGATGTTTCTTGCCAGGGCCAGTGCCTGATGAGCGGCATCGGGCCTGCCCTCCGCTTCCCAGGTGCTGCGCATGTCCCTGTTGGCCACGGTGGTTAAAAGACCGGTTTCCCGCATGTTGGCCATGGTGTGAGCGGATTCCATGAACGAGCCTCCCGGGCCGACGTCGGTGATGACGGAAAGTGCCAGGCTTTTCTCGTCGACCCCTGGAAAACCCGTCATGCGCTTGAGCATCAATGCGATTTCGTTGTCGATGACGGCCTTGCCGTAGTCGAAGGCCATGAGGCTGTCCAGCAGACCGCCCATGTTGAGCATGTCGGCTCCGGCCAGTACGGCGCCGGTTGTGTTCATACCGGTTTCGTATCCGGATTGGGCATCGTTCAGGTGCGCATTGGTCAAACCGATGTAGCCGCCTGACGGCACGCCGTAAAAGCGTGCCATCTGGCTGTGAGCCATCTGCATCAAACCGGTTTCGATGGCACCGGGTGTGTAGCTGCCGTTGCGCAGATCGGCAACCGTCGAAAGGACGGCGTATATCAGCGGTGTTCCCGGTCGAATCATCTGCGTCAGTACACCCAGTCCCAGAAATTCGGCATTACCGAGAGTCAGGCTTCCCACCAGCGACATGGGGGCGGTCAAACCGGCATTGGGGACGATGGTGCCGTAGATGGGGAGTCCCTGTTCAACCAGGTATATGAGCGTTTCGGTTGAGGCCACGTCCATGGTCAACGGCGAAATCACCGGGCAGCAATGATGGGTGATAATCGGTCGCTCCCTATAGGCGTCTTCACCGCCGGCGACAATTTTACCCAGATCCAGAACCTTCATCAGATCTTCCATGTCGGGCGTGTTTCCACGGATGGGCTTGGTGCAGTTTTTAAGGGCGGGATAAAACCGTGCCAGGCTGAACTGGCCGGAGGGGGCGTCGTCGGCCAGGGTGGAGATGGAAAAAATATCGTAGCCGGAAAGTTCGTTGATCAGGTGGGCGATGTTGGCGATATCGTCCGACGTTGCCCGTCGCTCCCTGCCGCTGGCGGGATCGATCACGTTGGGCGCCGAGGATGCCGTAACCACCACCGGGCGGTCATCGGGAATGGTGCGGTCATTGTCCGGGTCGCGTCCTTTGAAGGTAAACGTAGGCACGAACAGGCGGTAGTAGTTTTCCACCACCGATCGGGGAAATTTAATCAGACCTTCGGCACCCTCCGCCCGGCAGCCATGCTTTGTAAAGATGGATCGGGCCTTTTCGCTGTGGACGAGGATGCCCACCTTTTCAAGGATCTCGCAGGATGCGTCATGAATCTTATCGACATCCCCATCGCTGAGCAGTTTCGCAAAACGCATGTGACGGCTCCTTTTCTGTGCACGCTGACTGGATCGTGGGGTTATGGGCTTCCGAACACCTCTCTCGAAACTCGAATTTCGGATCAATCATATTGATTCCTTGGCAAAACTTGTCAAGCATTTTCTACCTGATCCACCGGCAAAACACTTGCAAGGACTCTGCAGCCATTGTAAATGTGCGTATGAATCTCAATCAGTTGAAAATCTTCTACCTGGCTGTCAAACACGGCAATCTCAGCGCGGCAGGGAAAACGCTGAACATCACCCAACCGGCAGTCACCAAGGGAATTCAGCGCCTTCAGGATCATTACGACGTTCAGCTGTTGAACCGGCTCGGGAAAAAGCTGGTCCTGACCGATGCCGGTGAGGCCCTGTTCCAAATCGCGGAAAAAATATTCGAACTGGACAGGCTGGCCGAGGACTGTGTGCGCGATTTCCAACGCAATGAAAGAGGACACATACGCATAGATGCCAGCGAGAGTTTCGGGGCCTACTACCTGCCCTCCAATGTCAACCCCTTCAGCCTCGCAAACCCGGGTCTGCGCATATCGGTCAACATCCTGCCGACCGAACAGGTTGCGGACAACACCGCCAATCTTAAAAACGATCTGGGCTTTATCTCTTTTTCCATTGTAAACGAGAAGCTTCGAATCTGCGAAATTCTTGCGGACCGCTTTGTCGTCATCGCCCCTGTGGACCATCCGTTTGCGAAAAAAAGGATCCTGGAACCGGCCGACCTGGAAGGTCAATCCATGGTGGTGCATGAAATCGGCTCCGTGCCTCATCAGGCGGTCGAGCGACTGGTCAGGGAACACCGCATATCCGTTTCGATTCCCCTGGAGCTTTCCAGCAACCGTGCCATCAAGCGGGCGGTGGAAAACGGCGCGGGCATCGCCCTGGTGTCACGAAAGGTGGCCCACGAAGAGGTCAGGATGGGAACCCTCGTCGCCATCCCCATCTCCGACAAGTCCTTCACGCGCAAGTTCTACATGGTTCACCACCGAAACAAGTACCTTTCCAAGAATCTGCAGGCTTTCATCAGGGATGTCCATCGATGGGCGGATGCGTATCAGGGGCGCGCCGGGGGCGTTGAGTCGCAATGAAAACGGTGAAATGTGCGGTGTGAAACGTAAAACGTATGGCGCAAGACCCAAGGCCCAAGGCAATTTCAACCCATCATGCGTTGAGCGGTCTGCACCTTGAGCCCTTCGCCCTGAGCCGTATTCCGTGAACTGTGAAACCTCTGACGTCTGTTCCCCGGCCTCTGATCGCTACGGTCTTACCCTCGGCCCCTGGGATCCTTATAGACAACCGTTCAAAGACGGCTTTCGGGCGGGGATGGATGCAACCCTGCGCGTCCCCCGGAAGAACGAAAATTCACGGCGTGATAAATGGATACAATGGAAAGGGCGTCGATCACCTCGCCGGCGGCAATCATCGCCAGCACCTTTTCAAGGGGAAGCCTGTGCACTTCGATAATTTCGTCGCAGTCCAGGGCCTGTGAGGTTTTGGTGAGATCCCGCGCCAGATAAACGTGGGTCACTTCGTCCGAATAGGCCGGCAACAAAAACGTCCTGCCCAGGCAAATCATCTCACCGGCTCTGTAGCCGGTCTCCTCTTCCAGTTCGCGGTGCGCACACACGAGCGGATCTTCACCGGGTTCCATGGTTCCCGCCGGCGTCTCGTAGACATAGGCCCTCACGGCGTGCCGGTACTGCCTCAGCATGCCGATCGTCTCATCCCCGAAAAGCGGCACGATGACCGTCGATCCCGGATGGCGCACGATGCCCATCTCGGTGCGAACGCCGTTGGGGTGCGTTACCTGCTCGACGGTAAAGGCGAACTGCCGACCCCGGTAGACCTCGCGTTTCGCATGGGTGGTGGAAACGGTTTCCCCACTGTCTGTACGTTTATGCATTACAACATCCTTCCGGGGTGAAACCAGTGTGCCGGGTCCTACGGGTCCGGGTATCTACGCCAACACCTTTCCGGTCGGCGGCATATCACCTGTGAACCCGTCGTCCCGGAAAAGCGGTTTTGATCAATGCCGCCGCCTGTTAAAAACGGCAACGCCCGAACGCGTCACTCGTACCCCAAAGGGCGATGAGATCGCTCCGTGGGCGGACTTCATTGCACCCCGCCTCAGCAGGCGGCACACCTCGCCGAGCCGTCCTTCACGATACCCATCCACGGCGTCACCTCGCAGCAAACACGTGCAGTCATGTCCATCGGCACTTGACATTTCCCCGCCGTTGCAACCATTGAGGTCACTCGGCCTGAGCCGGCTTCTGCTTCAACTCCCCCGGCTTTTTCATGATGCTGTCAGAACGCCACTTGGTGAGCAGAAAGGGGTAATCGTTTTCCGAAGAAACGCCCGGGACAAACGTTTCATCGCCTATCTTCACTTCCGCAAACAAATTCAGGGTGTAGGATTTAGCGCCTTTGATAACAAGGGTGTAAACGGGTTCGGTCAAGTCATCCTTGGTTTTGCCTTCCAGAAACGATTCGCATTTGAGGTCTGAAAGCGTCGAAATCAGGCTCGACATCTTGTCGGTTTCGGCCTGGATGCCGTCGGAACCGATCCACTTTTCCACGCCGCCTCCGCTTTTCCGGTCATCGTCCTGATCTTTGGCGGCATCTTTGCCGGCGGTCTTGGCTTGGACCTTTTTGAAGGTTTCGCTGAACCCGTCCGCACGGATTTCAATTTCTCCGACTGCCTGCTTGTCGAAGGCAAGCACTGTTTTTTCGCGGAATTCGCCCGCTTTTTGATCGAATTTGTCCCGGAAATTGCCTTCGGCATTGTACACGTCGTCGTCACCGGGCAGCTTTACAAAGGTGTGATGATAGGAACCAGCTGTTTTTCCAATGGTGAGTTGGAAGCAAGGTTCCTTTTTGCACCAGCACTTGAATACAATCCCCTCCTTTTCATCGAGGCCGTAGCGCTCGTAATTCTTGGATTCCGAAATCAACTCGCTAAGCGTGAGATTTTCCGCTACGGCCAGCATCTCCTTGATCTTCTGGGGGTCTGCCGGATAGTTCTGCGGAAGTATCCGCCAATCGCTCCCGGCCTTTTCGAATTCGACGGTTTTGCCTCCCTTGGCCACTTCCAGGCGGGTTATTTGCTTGGTATCCACGGGCGCGATGTCAGGCAGTTCGTAGAGCTTTCTGTCCCGGCTGCGCAATGCCAGATAGGCACCCAGGGCAACGATGACAATGAGCAGAATGATGTACTCTTTCTTCACCTTCATATATTCTTTTCCTTTAATCTATTTCAGGAGCCGAGAAGTTATAGAGCTTAAAACCCTCGCCATTCCCGCGCAGGTGGGACACACAGCGAAGCTTTCGCGCTATCCATCCAGAAAGCGATTCGCTGAGTGCCCTGGATCCCCGCCCGCGCGGGGATGACGGGAAAAACACCCCGATGGCTCAGTTATTTATGAAAGCAATCGTATTTACTATTGCGGCGCAGCCGCGTTTCATAATTTTTCATACCCGTCGTTCAATGCATTGCGACAGCATGTCGCCATGCCGTCATTTTCAATACAAGCGTGTCATATAACAGGCATGAAAAATTATTCTTATTTGAACATGGCCTGAATGCGGCGTTTACGGGCCTGGCGTCGAAAAAGAACAAGCAGGCCGAATACGACTACCAGTACAGGCAGTCCGACGATGCTGAACGATTTGACAAAGGTCCGCATCCAGACGGTCACGTCGTTCAGCGGGTTGAAGCGCTGCTCTTTGCTGCGCATGACGGCGACTCCCTCCCGGTCGTTCAGGTAGTCTATCAGGTTCATGACCAGCATATCGTTGGGGCTGCGGCCTTCTTTGTCCAGGATGTTGTCCTTGATCATTTCCGTGGAGCTGATCAGCAAAATTTTCCCGGGTTTGCCCTCGGCAATGAATTCCCGGCTGCCTTTTATCCTGGCGTCCGTGTGCGGAGCCTGCTCCTTTTCCGCCTTCCCCTGGGCTGCGTCTTGTTTCTGGCC from Deltaproteobacteria bacterium carries:
- a CDS encoding trimethylamine methyltransferase family protein gives rise to the protein MIRNSSFERGVRKPITPRSSQRAQKRSRHMRFAKLLSDGDVDKIHDASCEILEKVGILVHSEKARSIFTKHGCRAEGAEGLIKFPRSVVENYYRLFVPTFTFKGRDPDNDRTIPDDRPVVVTASSAPNVIDPASGRERRATSDDIANIAHLINELSGYDIFSISTLADDAPSGQFSLARFYPALKNCTKPIRGNTPDMEDLMKVLDLGKIVAGGEDAYRERPIITHHCCPVISPLTMDVASTETLIYLVEQGLPIYGTIVPNAGLTAPMSLVGSLTLGNAEFLGLGVLTQMIRPGTPLIYAVLSTVADLRNGSYTPGAIETGLMQMAHSQMARFYGVPSGGYIGLTNAHLNDAQSGYETGMNTTGAVLAGADMLNMGGLLDSLMAFDYGKAVIDNEIALMLKRMTGFPGVDEKSLALSVITDVGPGGSFMESAHTMANMRETGLLTTVANRDMRSTWEAEGRPDAAHQALALARNILVSDNSAVFSDDVDREIRARFADLVTGDAKALD
- a CDS encoding LysR family transcriptional regulator: MNLNQLKIFYLAVKHGNLSAAGKTLNITQPAVTKGIQRLQDHYDVQLLNRLGKKLVLTDAGEALFQIAEKIFELDRLAEDCVRDFQRNERGHIRIDASESFGAYYLPSNVNPFSLANPGLRISVNILPTEQVADNTANLKNDLGFISFSIVNEKLRICEILADRFVVIAPVDHPFAKKRILEPADLEGQSMVVHEIGSVPHQAVERLVREHRISVSIPLELSSNRAIKRAVENGAGIALVSRKVAHEEVRMGTLVAIPISDKSFTRKFYMVHHRNKYLSKNLQAFIRDVHRWADAYQGRAGGVESQ
- a CDS encoding NUDIX hydrolase: MHKRTDSGETVSTTHAKREVYRGRQFAFTVEQVTHPNGVRTEMGIVRHPGSTVIVPLFGDETIGMLRQYRHAVRAYVYETPAGTMEPGEDPLVCAHRELEEETGYRAGEMICLGRTFLLPAYSDEVTHVYLARDLTKTSQALDCDEIIEVHRLPLEKVLAMIAAGEVIDALSIVSIYHAVNFRSSGGRAGLHPSPPESRL
- a CDS encoding DUF4340 domain-containing protein — protein: MKVKKEYIILLIVIVALGAYLALRSRDRKLYELPDIAPVDTKQITRLEVAKGGKTVEFEKAGSDWRILPQNYPADPQKIKEMLAVAENLTLSELISESKNYERYGLDEKEGIVFKCWCKKEPCFQLTIGKTAGSYHHTFVKLPGDDDVYNAEGNFRDKFDQKAGEFREKTVLAFDKQAVGEIEIRADGFSETFKKVQAKTAGKDAAKDQDDDRKSGGGVEKWIGSDGIQAETDKMSSLISTLSDLKCESFLEGKTKDDLTEPVYTLVIKGAKSYTLNLFAEVKIGDETFVPGVSSENDYPFLLTKWRSDSIMKKPGELKQKPAQAE